Proteins found in one Synechococcus sp. LA31 genomic segment:
- a CDS encoding DUF86 domain-containing protein → MSKDRLYLDSIRDCLERIADYTAAGESSFMASRLIQDGVIRNLEVIGEATKNLSPELRAASPEIPWRQIAGMRDVLIHDYLKVNLAQFGGLLILTYLHFRRQS, encoded by the coding sequence GTGAGCAAGGATCGCCTCTATCTCGACAGTATTCGTGATTGTTTGGAGCGCATCGCGGATTACACTGCTGCTGGTGAGAGCAGCTTTATGGCCTCTCGTCTGATTCAAGATGGCGTGATTCGCAATCTCGAGGTGATCGGTGAAGCCACCAAGAATCTCAGCCCGGAGCTCCGAGCGGCCAGTCCTGAGATTCCTTGGCGGCAGATAGCCGGCATGAGAGATGTTCTGATTCACGACTATCTCAAGGTCAATCTGGCCCAGTTTGGCGGACTGTTGATATTGACCTACCTCCACTTCAGGAGGCAGTCCTGA
- a CDS encoding nucleotidyltransferase family protein has protein sequence MTSSTPTTIRQRLVAHRPEVLALAQRHGATNLRVYGSIAKGQEHPGSDLDLLVDLAEDQSLLGLISFRQELEDLLGCLVDVTEAETLHPLIRNEILDQAQLL, from the coding sequence ATGACCAGCTCAACGCCCACAACCATTCGCCAGCGGCTTGTGGCCCATAGGCCCGAGGTGCTCGCCCTCGCCCAGCGCCATGGTGCAACCAACCTGAGGGTCTACGGTTCGATCGCTAAAGGGCAGGAGCACCCAGGTAGCGACCTGGATCTTCTGGTCGATCTAGCGGAGGATCAGTCTCTGCTCGGGTTGATCAGTTTCCGGCAAGAGCTTGAAGATCTCCTGGGATGCCTGGTGGATGTCACAGAAGCAGAAACACTGCACCCGTTGATCCGTAATGAAATTCTGGATCAGGCTCAGTTGCTGTGA
- a CDS encoding helix-turn-helix domain-containing protein, which produces MAAVEQVIRAPAQLGMLLRGARLEQGVNQQELALKAGDMSQARLSQLELQPGRLTVERLLLLLAALNLEVVVRPRQHAINPAEW; this is translated from the coding sequence ATGGCTGCAGTTGAGCAGGTGATTCGCGCCCCTGCGCAGTTGGGGATGCTGCTCCGTGGTGCCCGACTGGAGCAGGGGGTGAACCAGCAAGAGCTGGCCCTCAAAGCCGGTGACATGAGCCAAGCCCGGCTCTCTCAGCTCGAACTGCAACCGGGTCGTCTCACCGTGGAGCGTCTGCTGTTGCTCCTGGCCGCCCTCAACCTCGAAGTGGTGGTGAGGCCGCGACAACACGCCATCAATCCAGCTGAATGGTGA